One Microtus pennsylvanicus isolate mMicPen1 chromosome 3, mMicPen1.hap1, whole genome shotgun sequence DNA window includes the following coding sequences:
- the Mpzl3 gene encoding myelin protein zero-like protein 3 isoform X1 codes for MQLPRGAAGGCGCALFPLLSILFVQAVVRNTVLAGRWWSTPLIPAPRKQRQADLCVPPTLSLEISADAHVRGYVGEKIKLKCTFKSSSDVTDKLTIDWTYRPPSSSRTESIFHYQSFQYPTTAGTFRDRISWVGNVYKGDASISISNPTLKDNGTFSCAVKNPPDVYHNIPLTELTVTERGFGTMLSSVALLSILVFIPSAVVVVLLLVRMGRKATGVKKRSRSGYKKSSIEVSDDTDQEDSNDCMARLCVRCAECLDSDYEEAY; via the exons ATGCAGCTGCcaagaggagcagcaggaggctgTGGTTGCGCTCTCTTTCCACTGCTGAGCATTCTATTTGTCCAGG CTGTCGTCAGAAATACagtgttagccgggcggtggtggagcacacctttaatcccagcacccaggaagcagaggcaggcggatcttt GTGTgcctcccaccctctctctggAGATCAGTGCAGATGCCCATGTCCGGGGATATGTTGGAGAGAAGATCAAGTTGAAATGCACCTTCAAGTCGTCTTCGGATGTCACTGACAAACTGACCATAGACTGGACATACCGGCCCCCCAGCAGCAGTCGCACAGAATCT ATTTTTCATTACCAGTCTTTCCAGTACCCAACGACAGCGGGCACGTTCCGAGACCGGATTTCCTGGGTTGGAAATGTGTACAAAGGGGATGCGTCCATCAGCATCAGCAACCCCACTCTGAAGGACAATGGGACGTTCAGCTGTGCCGTGAAGAATCCTCCAGACGTGTACCACAATATCCCCCTGACAGAGCTCACGGTCACCGAAAGGG GTTTCGGCACCATGCTGTCCTCGGTGGCCCTGCTCTCCATCCTTGTCTTCATCCCCTCGGCAGTGGTGGTCGTTCTGCTGCTGgtgaggatggggaggaaggcaACAGGGGTGAAGAAGAGGAGCAGGTCTGGCTATAAGAAGTCTTCCATTGAAGTTTCCGACGA CACTGACCAGGAGGACAGCAATGACTGCATGGCGAGGCTCTGTGTCCGCTGTGCGGAGTGTCTG GATTCAGACTATGAAGAGGCCTACTGA
- the Mpzl3 gene encoding myelin protein zero-like protein 3 isoform X2 — protein MQLPRGAAGGCGCALFPLLSILFVQGVPPTLSLEISADAHVRGYVGEKIKLKCTFKSSSDVTDKLTIDWTYRPPSSSRTESIFHYQSFQYPTTAGTFRDRISWVGNVYKGDASISISNPTLKDNGTFSCAVKNPPDVYHNIPLTELTVTERGFGTMLSSVALLSILVFIPSAVVVVLLLVRMGRKATGVKKRSRSGYKKSSIEVSDDTDQEDSNDCMARLCVRCAECLDSDYEEAY, from the exons ATGCAGCTGCcaagaggagcagcaggaggctgTGGTTGCGCTCTCTTTCCACTGCTGAGCATTCTATTTGTCCAGG GTGTgcctcccaccctctctctggAGATCAGTGCAGATGCCCATGTCCGGGGATATGTTGGAGAGAAGATCAAGTTGAAATGCACCTTCAAGTCGTCTTCGGATGTCACTGACAAACTGACCATAGACTGGACATACCGGCCCCCCAGCAGCAGTCGCACAGAATCT ATTTTTCATTACCAGTCTTTCCAGTACCCAACGACAGCGGGCACGTTCCGAGACCGGATTTCCTGGGTTGGAAATGTGTACAAAGGGGATGCGTCCATCAGCATCAGCAACCCCACTCTGAAGGACAATGGGACGTTCAGCTGTGCCGTGAAGAATCCTCCAGACGTGTACCACAATATCCCCCTGACAGAGCTCACGGTCACCGAAAGGG GTTTCGGCACCATGCTGTCCTCGGTGGCCCTGCTCTCCATCCTTGTCTTCATCCCCTCGGCAGTGGTGGTCGTTCTGCTGCTGgtgaggatggggaggaaggcaACAGGGGTGAAGAAGAGGAGCAGGTCTGGCTATAAGAAGTCTTCCATTGAAGTTTCCGACGA CACTGACCAGGAGGACAGCAATGACTGCATGGCGAGGCTCTGTGTCCGCTGTGCGGAGTGTCTG GATTCAGACTATGAAGAGGCCTACTGA
- the Mpzl2 gene encoding myelin protein zero-like protein 2, which produces MYGKSPARVLPLLLGLQLTALCPTIAVEIYTSGALEAVNGTDIRLKCTFSSFAPVGDALTVTWNFRPRDGGREQFVFYYHVDPFRPMSGRFKDRVVWDGNPERYDVSIILWKLQFDDNGTYTCQVKNPPDVDGLVGSIRLSVVHTVPFSEIFFLAVAIGSACAVMIIIVIVVVLFQHFRKKRWAKRADKDEGIKSKEEEKLKQDTHKVSIYLEDTD; this is translated from the exons ATGTATGGTAAGAGCCCTGCGCGTGTGCTTCCACTTCTCCTGGGCTTACAGCTCACAG CCCTTTGTCCTACAATAGCGGTGGAAATTTACACCTCCGGGGCTCTGGAGGCAGTCAATGGAACAGACATTCGATTAAAATGCACTTTCTCCAGCTTTGCCCCTGTGGGTGATGCCCTGACAGTGACGTGGAACTTCCGGCCTCGAGATGGGGGGCGTGAGCAGTTT GTATTCTACTACCACGTGGATCCCTTCAGACCCATGAGTGGACGGTTCAAGGACAGGGTGGTCTGGGATGGGAACCCTGAGCGCTATGatgtctccatcatcctctggaAGCTGCAATTCGATGACAATGGGACGTATACCTGCCAGGTGAAGAACCCACCTGACGTTGATGGTCTGGTAGGGTCCATCCGGCTCAGCGTGGTGCATACTG TGCCCTTCTCTGAGATCTTCTTCCTGGCTGTGGCCATTGGCTCTGCCTGTGCCGTGATGATCATAATAGTGATCGTGGTGGTCCTCTTCCAGCACTTCCGGAAAAAGCGATGGGCGAAAAGGGCTGATAAAGATGAGGGGATAAAATC aaaagaagaggaaaaactcAAACAAGACACTCACAAGGTCTCCATTTATTTGGAAGATACAGACTAA